A genomic window from Salvia splendens isolate huo1 chromosome 11, SspV2, whole genome shotgun sequence includes:
- the LOC121756398 gene encoding uncharacterized protein LOC121756398 produces MDAQGQGDEFAIGCILSIKTTLGEEFQAQLISFDRPSNLLILQEESKSGAGPKRNIRLLKANYIKEFAFLGHAEDPLDANKCFLDLNTLQSKEESAIRQAEAEAERIGVGVTPQAQSLFDALFKTLPVRWDKSTIVVMNEVRVSSPYLPESVTGGTPAANERVRKVVEFEKKRLQSRYGGQ; encoded by the exons ATGGATGCTCAAGGTCAAGGCGACGAATTTGCTATCGGCTGCATACTTTCAATCAAAACCACTCTCGGCGAAGAATTCCAAGCCCAACTAATCTCCTTTGACCGCCCTTCCAACCTCCTCATCCTTC AAGAGGAATCGAAATCTGGGGCAGGCCCAAAGAGGAATATTAGGCTGCTGAAGGCTAATTACATCAAAGAATTCGCCTTTTTAGGGCATGCCGAAGATCCTCTCGATGCCAACAAGTGTTTCCTCGATCTCAATACCCTTCAGTCTAAAGAGGAATCTGCTATTAg GCAAGCTGAGGCTGAGGCGGAGAGGATTGGTGTGGGTGTTACGCCTCAAGCTCAGAGCCTTTTTGATGCTTTGTTCAAAAC TCTCCCAGTACGCTGGGATAAAAGTACGATTGTTGTTATGAACGAGGTGCGAGTTAGCAGCCCTTATCTCCCTGAATCAGTTACAGGAGGAACTCCTGCTGCCAATGAACGAGTTCGAAAAGTG GTCGAGTTTGAGAAGAAGAGGTTGCAATCTCGCTATGGTGGTCAATGA